From Heliomicrobium modesticaldum Ice1, a single genomic window includes:
- the cas2 gene encoding CRISPR-associated endonuclease Cas2 yields MKTLVIYDIELDKVRTKVSELCKDYGLQRIQYSAFFGELNTNRREELRQRIKKTLGRTVGRIHFFPICDKDLRLVMQVMNLPELLVDGDDGEASC; encoded by the coding sequence ATGAAGACGTTGGTGATTTACGACATTGAACTGGACAAGGTGCGAACGAAAGTCTCTGAGCTTTGCAAGGATTACGGATTGCAGCGGATCCAGTACAGCGCCTTTTTCGGCGAGTTGAATACGAATCGGCGCGAGGAACTCCGCCAGCGGATCAAGAAAACGCTGGGGCGGACGGTGGGGCGCATTCATTTTTTTCCGATCTGTGACAAGGATCTGCGCCTCGTCATGCAGGTGATGAACCTTCCCGAGTTGCTCGTCGACGGCGACGACGGAGAAGCCTCATGCTGA
- a CDS encoding transposase: protein MIETTVAQRLIRRMAETYGKITDVYTLDALFAKAPVIHAALDAGAHVVVRMKEERRRIMKEANACFANRLPDSTWEERDGKGNTVYVQAWDEEGLAQWPQVRVPMRIVKIIRHTNKTVIEANKEVFVTDVVERWIATTCSSEKADTQTIAQIAAARWDIENIGFRNLKTFNALDHCFVHDSVAIKAMIGFQVLAFNLKRLFFFHHLPASSRNRDVPLRYLIDEMREATRWLSLHLYRWVWEWGLSTA, encoded by the coding sequence TTGATAGAAACCACCGTCGCCCAACGATTGATCCGACGTATGGCCGAGACCTATGGAAAAATAACGGATGTATACACGTTAGACGCGCTGTTTGCCAAAGCACCCGTCATTCATGCCGCTCTGGATGCAGGCGCTCATGTAGTTGTTCGCATGAAAGAAGAACGTCGACGGATAATGAAAGAGGCAAATGCCTGCTTTGCGAACCGGCTTCCGGACTCCACTTGGGAAGAAAGAGATGGAAAAGGGAATACCGTTTACGTTCAAGCTTGGGACGAAGAGGGATTGGCACAATGGCCGCAAGTTCGCGTGCCCATGCGAATCGTAAAAATCATTCGTCATACCAACAAGACAGTCATCGAAGCAAACAAAGAAGTCTTTGTCACTGATGTGGTGGAGCGCTGGATAGCAACCACATGCTCATCCGAAAAAGCGGATACCCAGACGATCGCACAAATTGCCGCCGCTCGTTGGGATATTGAGAATATTGGATTTCGCAACCTTAAGACGTTCAACGCCTTGGACCACTGCTTCGTGCACGATTCGGTGGCGATCAAAGCAATGATCGGATTTCAAGTGCTGGCTTTTAATCTTAAGCGATTGTTTTTCTTTCACCACCTCCCTGCCTCTTCTCGTAATCGAGATGTGCCGCTTCGATATCTCATTGATGAGATGCGCGAAGCGACGAGGTGGTTATCTTTACATCTATATCGTTGGGTCTGGGAGTGGGGCTTATCTACTGCCTAG
- a CDS encoding IS3 family transposase, giving the protein MRVIGIHEATYYARRQRLQREPKERAYNGGRPQPGYSWTQDGKRISDEQIKEYLMELIAGEESVYGYRKLGLCLHKQHQLIINHKKTYRLCKELDILSPQRQIKAKHPRRMARNRTITASNELWEMDIKYGYIAGEDRFFYLMSLIDVYDRSIVDYHIGLNCEGADAANTLKRALWKRNCFEKEKKPIVRTDNGSQFISRVFEETCEQYQVEHERIPPKTPNKNAHIESFHANLERECYIKHAFESYQDAYQVVGEYIDFYNQRRIHGSLYNMSPAEFCRQLADGNVPAFIVTL; this is encoded by the coding sequence TTGCGTGTCATCGGCATTCACGAAGCCACCTACTACGCTCGGCGCCAACGTCTACAGAGAGAACCGAAAGAGCGCGCATACAATGGCGGACGGCCGCAACCAGGGTATTCATGGACACAAGACGGAAAGCGAATCAGCGATGAACAAATTAAGGAATACCTGATGGAGCTCATCGCTGGCGAAGAAAGCGTCTACGGATATCGAAAGCTGGGGCTCTGCCTTCATAAACAGCATCAGTTGATCATCAACCATAAAAAAACCTATCGACTATGCAAAGAGTTAGACATCCTATCGCCACAACGTCAGATCAAGGCCAAACATCCGCGCCGGATGGCGCGCAACCGAACCATTACCGCCTCCAACGAACTTTGGGAGATGGACATCAAATACGGCTACATCGCCGGCGAAGATCGCTTCTTCTATCTCATGTCGCTCATCGATGTCTATGATCGCTCGATTGTAGATTACCATATCGGGTTAAATTGTGAAGGTGCTGACGCAGCCAATACGCTGAAACGGGCGTTGTGGAAACGAAACTGCTTTGAAAAAGAAAAGAAGCCAATTGTGCGAACCGACAATGGATCGCAGTTTATCAGCCGTGTGTTTGAGGAAACGTGCGAACAATACCAGGTTGAACACGAACGAATTCCCCCAAAGACGCCGAACAAAAACGCCCATATCGAATCGTTTCATGCAAATCTGGAACGCGAGTGCTACATCAAGCATGCCTTTGAATCCTACCAAGACGCCTACCAGGTGGTCGGAGAATACATTGACTTTTACAACCAGAGGCGAATCCACGGCAGCCTCTACAATATGTCCCCTGCGGAGTTTTGTCGACAGCTGGCGGATGGGAACGTACCCGCTTTTATTGTCACGCTGTAG
- a CDS encoding IS1182-like element ISHmo2 family transposase gives MFRFDVDPQVSFYDFAALWDQLVPADSVFRLFRELAPLLIQPEDFTGLYCLDNGRPSHAARQMTMACMLQEMLGETDRGMEAQTRVNIEVKFALGMALDEPGIDHANFGVHRQRLIQKELDKVYLDRFIRLMYYLGVLTGKEPWITDTTHVIAPISAPTTIELIRQAMRLLVRLLAKQYSVPWHAIPHAPRAVRYLETVTEVKEHNLDDKAKMERLVEVVSEADELLAYVESSEASWKKKPDVIHYALLLCRILRERIIRKDDGTLEIAPGGSVKDMIVSAVDSEARFGCKGKTKWRGYKMAIVEVGNSGFIAAAEAMKANDYDGSSLVPLADQLPTDCVENPTIIGDTHYGAGDDRVTLKEKGIDVVAPLSPKTKCDILAGEGFQVSEDQTQLICPRGKVITTYSEVADGKNFVLRAKDHDCKHCPRYTTCFKEKKHRRTIFIHNAYGVMLEAAKHSQTKIYKEQMRLRSRIEAKQNELVNRYGLRRVRRIGKRNLAYAARLSALAANFQKLNRLRNDKNATMVLEVSALRGVAFKKAA, from the coding sequence TTGTTTCGATTCGATGTGGACCCCCAAGTTAGCTTTTACGACTTTGCAGCCCTCTGGGACCAACTTGTGCCTGCCGATTCCGTCTTTCGCCTGTTTCGTGAATTGGCGCCCCTATTAATACAACCGGAGGATTTTACAGGTCTCTATTGCCTTGACAACGGACGTCCCAGTCATGCGGCCCGGCAGATGACGATGGCCTGCATGTTACAGGAAATGCTGGGCGAAACAGACCGGGGGATGGAAGCACAGACACGTGTGAACATCGAGGTCAAGTTTGCGTTAGGAATGGCCCTCGATGAACCGGGCATTGATCACGCCAATTTTGGCGTCCACCGGCAACGGCTCATCCAAAAGGAACTTGATAAGGTCTATCTCGATCGCTTTATCCGGTTGATGTACTACCTGGGCGTTTTGACAGGGAAAGAACCTTGGATAACGGACACGACCCATGTCATAGCTCCCATCAGTGCCCCCACGACCATCGAACTGATCCGCCAAGCCATGCGCCTGTTGGTGCGTCTTTTGGCGAAGCAATACAGTGTTCCATGGCATGCAATCCCCCATGCCCCTCGGGCGGTACGTTACCTGGAAACAGTGACGGAAGTGAAAGAGCATAACCTGGACGATAAGGCCAAAATGGAACGGCTTGTTGAAGTGGTCAGCGAGGCTGACGAACTGCTGGCCTACGTGGAGTCATCGGAGGCTTCGTGGAAGAAGAAGCCCGATGTCATTCATTACGCCCTTTTGCTTTGCCGTATCCTCCGTGAACGAATCATTCGGAAAGATGATGGAACTCTTGAGATAGCCCCCGGCGGTTCTGTCAAAGATATGATAGTTTCGGCTGTAGACAGCGAAGCCCGTTTCGGTTGTAAGGGCAAGACGAAATGGCGCGGGTATAAGATGGCCATCGTCGAAGTCGGAAATTCCGGATTTATCGCCGCCGCCGAGGCCATGAAAGCCAACGACTATGACGGCTCCAGTCTGGTGCCGTTAGCGGATCAGCTTCCCACCGATTGTGTAGAAAACCCGACGATCATTGGAGATACCCACTATGGTGCGGGCGATGACCGTGTCACCCTCAAGGAAAAAGGCATTGACGTAGTGGCGCCACTTTCACCAAAGACAAAATGTGATATCCTCGCGGGCGAGGGATTTCAAGTTTCCGAAGACCAAACACAACTGATCTGCCCGAGAGGAAAAGTCATCACCACCTATTCGGAAGTGGCAGATGGGAAGAACTTCGTGCTTCGCGCCAAGGACCATGATTGCAAGCACTGCCCTCGTTACACGACCTGTTTTAAAGAAAAGAAACATCGGCGCACGATTTTTATTCACAACGCCTATGGTGTCATGCTCGAGGCGGCAAAGCACTCCCAAACGAAAATCTATAAGGAACAGATGCGTCTTCGCAGCCGCATCGAAGCCAAGCAAAATGAACTGGTCAACCGTTACGGACTGCGCCGGGTTCGCCGTATCGGAAAACGAAATCTGGCTTATGCCGCCCGGCTCAGCGCGTTAGCGGCGAACTTTCAAAAACTCAACCGTCTACGAAATGATAAGAATGCAACCATGGTGTTGGAGGTGAGTGCCTTACGCGGTGTTGCTTTCAAAAAAGCCGCATAA
- the cas4a gene encoding type I-A CRISPR-associated protein Cas4/Csa1: MYFLSDEERKKLLHYYLPKARREGVAEELRGWNWSQPPLSPVYDCPLGVFEVASGYCSSSRDVYLRRVEGARSKPNGAMFQGSLLHGLAARFIVATKGLIYQEGVDGYREILRKLQEMTLSELLDEGLVFELASLAEADREELERKSRLLLEFERGRLIARLQEALVKQPYIGEDALTALAVPVVVEQKLDGSFLGLSAHLSADAYNIGQPMIVEVKFGEPRDFHRLATAGYALVMEAVYEHPVDVGCLVCVTFKGDRVIIRRDIHLIDDELRQWFVEARDEKARMVYEEIDPGLAKDCPQSCPFANRCS; encoded by the coding sequence GTGTATTTTTTATCGGACGAGGAACGCAAAAAACTGCTTCATTATTATCTGCCGAAGGCGCGGCGAGAAGGCGTGGCCGAGGAACTGCGCGGCTGGAACTGGTCCCAGCCGCCCTTGTCGCCGGTGTACGACTGCCCGCTAGGGGTCTTTGAGGTGGCGAGCGGGTATTGCAGTTCTTCTCGCGATGTCTACCTTCGCCGCGTCGAGGGCGCTCGGAGCAAGCCCAACGGGGCCATGTTTCAGGGGTCGCTGCTGCACGGGCTCGCGGCGCGCTTCATCGTGGCTACAAAAGGCTTGATTTACCAGGAGGGGGTCGACGGATACCGGGAAATCCTGCGCAAGCTACAGGAGATGACCCTGTCGGAACTGCTCGATGAAGGGTTGGTGTTTGAACTGGCTTCTCTGGCGGAGGCCGATCGGGAGGAACTGGAGCGCAAGAGCCGGTTGTTGCTGGAGTTTGAGCGGGGAAGACTTATTGCGAGGTTGCAGGAAGCCCTGGTCAAGCAGCCCTACATCGGCGAGGACGCGCTGACGGCCCTGGCCGTTCCGGTGGTGGTGGAGCAAAAGTTAGATGGATCCTTTTTGGGGCTGAGCGCCCATCTGAGCGCCGACGCCTACAACATCGGTCAACCGATGATCGTGGAGGTGAAGTTCGGTGAGCCCCGCGATTTTCACCGTCTGGCCACCGCCGGGTATGCCCTTGTCATGGAGGCGGTCTATGAGCATCCGGTCGATGTGGGTTGTCTCGTCTGTGTGACCTTTAAAGGGGACCGGGTGATCATACGGCGAGACATCCACCTGATCGATGACGAACTGCGCCAGTGGTTCGTCGAGGCGCGGGATGAGAAGGCCCGCATGGTCTACGAAGAGATCGATCCGGGACTCGCCAAGGATTGCCCGCAGTCTTGCCCCTTTGCCAACCGTTGTTCTTAA
- the cas1 gene encoding CRISPR-associated endonuclease Cas1 — translation MKPLDLILDASESEKQHIIISQFGASLGKKSGRLVVREKGQVVTEVPFDRVEQVTVITSGASLSTDAIEECVRHGIEINLLDFRGSPYAKLFAPGLTATVKTRREQLLAFNDQRSIFLAKAFVRGKIQNQINTLKYFAKYRKSARQEVYAYLQDAALLMEKNLQELTGIDGLNIDAVRGPLMSVEGRAATRYWDAVAFLLKGYVVFPGRENRGATDPVNSLLNYGYAVLEARVLGAVLQAGLDPYAGFLHVDRPGKTSLVYDFIEEFRQPVIDRPVLAMVIAGVEIGMEGERLADGTKRDLLERIQQRLAATERFDGKKYPLQSILLRQARRMASYLRGDQKYKPFVCSW, via the coding sequence ATGAAACCCCTCGACCTCATCCTTGACGCCAGTGAATCGGAAAAACAACATATCATCATCTCCCAGTTCGGTGCCAGCTTGGGCAAGAAGAGCGGCCGGCTCGTCGTCCGCGAGAAGGGGCAGGTTGTCACGGAAGTCCCCTTTGATCGGGTGGAGCAGGTGACGGTGATCACCTCCGGCGCGTCGCTCTCCACGGACGCCATCGAGGAATGCGTCCGCCACGGGATCGAGATCAACCTTCTCGACTTCCGGGGATCGCCTTATGCCAAGTTGTTTGCCCCAGGATTGACGGCGACGGTGAAGACGCGACGGGAACAACTGCTGGCCTTCAATGACCAGCGGAGCATTTTTCTGGCCAAGGCCTTTGTGCGGGGCAAGATCCAAAACCAGATCAATACCTTGAAGTACTTCGCCAAGTACCGCAAGTCGGCCCGCCAGGAGGTCTACGCCTACCTGCAAGACGCCGCCCTGTTGATGGAAAAGAACCTGCAGGAACTGACCGGCATTGACGGGCTGAACATCGATGCGGTGCGCGGTCCCCTCATGTCGGTGGAAGGACGGGCGGCGACGCGGTACTGGGACGCAGTGGCCTTTTTATTGAAGGGGTATGTGGTTTTTCCCGGTCGGGAGAACCGGGGGGCCACCGATCCGGTGAACTCGCTGCTCAACTACGGCTACGCCGTGCTGGAGGCCCGGGTGCTGGGCGCGGTGCTGCAAGCCGGGCTTGACCCCTATGCCGGTTTTTTACATGTGGACCGACCGGGAAAGACCAGCCTAGTCTATGACTTCATTGAAGAGTTTCGCCAGCCGGTGATTGACCGGCCCGTCCTGGCGATGGTGATCGCCGGGGTGGAGATCGGCATGGAAGGGGAACGGCTTGCCGATGGGACGAAGCGGGATTTGCTGGAGCGGATTCAACAGCGCCTGGCGGCGACGGAGCGTTTTGACGGCAAAAAGTATCCCTTGCAGTCGATCCTGCTCCGGCAGGCCCGGCGGATGGCTTCTTATCTCCGGGGCGATCAGAAGTACAAGCCCTTTGTCTGCAGTTGGTGA
- a CDS encoding transposase, which translates to MRRNRYPKELKEQLIQEAMEVGNATQVARRHGIDPKRLYYWIRESQHKGFQEAPAEAKQIAPYVPSAQEFKRLESENIALKKLLGEKTLEIQILQDLIKKKNPSYRKN; encoded by the coding sequence ATGAGACGAAATCGATACCCAAAAGAACTGAAGGAACAGCTGATCCAAGAAGCCATGGAAGTGGGAAATGCAACACAAGTGGCCCGCCGACATGGGATCGATCCGAAACGGCTGTATTACTGGATTCGAGAATCACAGCACAAGGGCTTCCAAGAAGCACCGGCGGAGGCAAAACAAATTGCTCCGTATGTGCCGTCCGCACAAGAATTTAAGCGATTGGAATCCGAAAACATAGCACTGAAAAAGCTACTCGGCGAAAAGACATTAGAAATCCAAATATTGCAAGATTTAATAAAAAAGAAGAACCCGAGCTATCGGAAAAATTAG
- a CDS encoding sirohydrochlorin cobaltochelatase: MVNAKAKADIPAILLVAFGTSAPEGRAALDHIEAKVKAAFPGVEVRWSYTSSMIRKKISREQQVFIDSPLTALAKLRDDGYNQVVVHSLHIFPGREYCDLEDIVRSLQAMKTSDGPVFDRLVLSDSLLHEFDDYRRACEAIAGLIPENSDEEALLLMGHGTDHRSLSVFGCLNDLLRHQYRGKNVMLATVEGYPKLQHALNDLAASGVKKVKVAPFLVVAGSHAQKDMAGDAPHSWKSRLEAKGYDVSLHMQGLGENDAIVEMMVDHLKKAWR; encoded by the coding sequence ATGGTGAATGCCAAAGCAAAAGCCGACATACCGGCCATTCTCCTCGTCGCCTTCGGCACGAGTGCGCCCGAAGGGCGGGCGGCCTTGGATCATATCGAGGCCAAGGTCAAAGCGGCCTTCCCCGGCGTGGAGGTGCGCTGGTCCTATACCTCCTCCATGATCCGCAAAAAAATCTCCCGGGAGCAACAGGTGTTCATCGACAGCCCGCTGACGGCGCTGGCCAAACTGAGAGATGACGGCTACAACCAGGTGGTTGTTCACTCCCTACATATTTTCCCCGGCCGGGAGTACTGTGATCTTGAGGATATCGTCAGGAGCCTGCAAGCGATGAAGACCAGCGACGGTCCTGTCTTTGACAGACTCGTCCTCAGCGACTCGCTCCTTCATGAATTCGACGATTACCGGCGGGCCTGTGAAGCTATCGCCGGCCTCATCCCCGAAAACAGCGATGAGGAAGCGTTGCTGCTCATGGGCCATGGGACCGATCACCGGTCCTTGAGCGTTTTCGGCTGCCTCAATGATCTCCTGCGCCATCAGTACCGGGGCAAGAATGTGATGCTCGCCACCGTTGAGGGCTATCCGAAACTGCAACATGCCCTAAATGACCTGGCCGCCAGCGGCGTGAAAAAGGTCAAGGTCGCGCCCTTTCTGGTCGTGGCTGGCAGCCATGCCCAAAAGGACATGGCCGGCGATGCGCCCCATTCCTGGAAAAGCCGGCTGGAGGCTAAGGGTTATGATGTGAGCCTTCACATGCAGGGGTTGGGGGAGAACGATGCCATCGTCGAGATGATGGTAGACCACCTGAAGAAAGCCTGGAGATAG
- the cas4 gene encoding CRISPR-associated protein Cas4 → MLTLRVTDVKQYVYCPRIPYFTYVQPLKPRPTAKMDFGKDAHARLDKLEKRRTLAAYPELEAGERKFHTYIHSARLGLEGKLDLHLVHRGEIFPVEFKSTSRRPGLNHKYQLTAYAMLLEELYQKPVRRGYFKLVNPLADGARPEKSEITLPVEITVPMRDFVKDVLRRIRAMVKQESLPSPKRPGNRCRDCEYRVYCLDLGDVVR, encoded by the coding sequence ATGCTGACCCTCAGAGTGACCGATGTGAAGCAGTACGTCTACTGCCCGCGCATCCCCTATTTTACCTACGTGCAGCCGCTCAAGCCCCGGCCGACGGCGAAGATGGATTTTGGCAAGGACGCCCATGCGCGGCTGGACAAGCTCGAAAAGCGGCGCACCCTGGCCGCCTATCCCGAACTGGAGGCGGGGGAGCGGAAGTTTCACACCTACATCCATTCGGCCCGGCTCGGGCTGGAGGGAAAGCTCGATCTGCACCTGGTTCACCGGGGAGAGATTTTTCCGGTCGAGTTCAAGTCCACATCGCGCCGCCCAGGGCTCAATCACAAATACCAGTTGACGGCCTACGCCATGCTGCTGGAGGAACTGTACCAAAAGCCGGTGCGGCGGGGCTATTTCAAGTTGGTGAACCCTCTGGCCGATGGGGCGCGGCCGGAAAAAAGCGAGATCACATTGCCGGTGGAGATCACCGTCCCGATGCGCGACTTTGTGAAGGATGTGCTGCGGCGCATCCGCGCCATGGTGAAGCAGGAAAGCCTGCCGTCGCCGAAACGTCCGGGAAACCGCTGCCGCGATTGCGAGTATCGCGTCTATTGCCTGGACTTGGGGGATGTGGTGCGGTAG
- a CDS encoding transposase, with translation MRRNRYPKELKEQLIQEAMEAGNATQVARRHGIDPKRLYYWIRESQHKGFQEAPADAKQTAPYVPSAQEFKRLESENIALKKLLGEKTLDKHVLPRGAQENENRICRITPHTVGEERS, from the coding sequence ATGAGACGAAATCGATACCCAAAAGAACTGAAGGAACAGCTGATCCAAGAAGCCATGGAAGCGGGAAATGCAACACAAGTGGCCCGCCGACATGGGATCGACCCGAAACGACTGTATTACTGGATTCGAGAATCACAACACAAGGGCTTCCAAGAAGCACCGGCGGACGCAAAACAAACTGCTCCGTATGTGCCGTCCGCACAAGAATTTAAGCGATTGGAATCCGAAAACATAGCACTGAAAAAGCTACTCGGCGAAAAGACATTAGACAAACATGTCCTGCCACGGGGCGCTCAAGAGAATGAAAACAGAATTTGTCGAATCACCCCACATACGGTTGGCGAAGAGAGGTCGTAA
- a CDS encoding IS1182-like element ISHmo2 family transposase gives MFRFDVDPQVSFYDFAALWDQLVPADSVFRLFRELAPLLIQPEDFTGLYCLDNGRPSHAARQMTMACMLQEMLGETDRGMEAQTRVNIEVKFALGMALDEPGIDHANFGVHRQRLIQKELDKVYLDRFIRLMYYLGVLTGKEPWITDTTHVIAPISAPTTIELIRQAMRLLVRLLAKQYSVPWHAIPHAPRAVRYLETVTEVKEHNLDDKAKMERLVEVVSEADELLAYVESSEASWKKKPDVIHYALLLCRILRERIIRKDDGTLEIAPGGSVKDMIVSAVDSEARFGCKGKTKWRGYKMAIVEVGNSGFIAAAEAMKANDYDGSSLVPLADQLPTDCVENPTIIGDTHYGAGDDRVTLKEKGIDVVAPLSPKTKCDILAGEGFQVSEDQTQLICPRGKVITTYSEVADGKNFVLRAKDHDCKHCPRYTTCFKEKKHRRTIFIHNAYGVMLEAAKHSQTKIYKEQMRLRSRIEAKQNELVNRYGLRRVRRIGKRNLAYAARLSALAANFQKLNRLRNDKNATMVLEVSALRGVAFKKAA, from the coding sequence TTGTTTCGATTCGATGTGGACCCCCAAGTTAGCTTTTACGACTTTGCAGCCCTCTGGGACCAACTTGTGCCTGCCGATTCCGTCTTTCGCCTGTTTCGTGAATTGGCGCCCCTATTAATACAACCGGAGGATTTTACAGGTCTCTATTGCCTTGACAACGGACGTCCCAGTCATGCGGCCCGGCAGATGACGATGGCCTGCATGTTACAGGAAATGCTGGGCGAAACAGACCGGGGGATGGAAGCACAGACACGTGTGAACATCGAGGTCAAGTTTGCGTTAGGAATGGCCCTCGATGAACCGGGCATTGATCACGCCAATTTTGGCGTCCACCGGCAACGGCTCATCCAAAAGGAACTTGATAAGGTCTATCTCGATCGCTTTATCCGGTTGATGTACTACCTGGGCGTTTTGACAGGGAAAGAACCTTGGATAACGGACACGACCCATGTCATAGCTCCCATCAGTGCCCCCACGACCATCGAACTGATCCGCCAAGCCATGCGCCTGTTGGTGCGTCTTTTGGCGAAGCAATACAGTGTTCCATGGCATGCAATCCCCCATGCCCCTCGGGCGGTACGTTACCTGGAAACAGTGACGGAAGTGAAAGAGCATAACCTGGACGATAAGGCCAAAATGGAACGGCTTGTTGAAGTGGTCAGCGAGGCTGACGAACTGCTGGCCTACGTGGAGTCATCGGAGGCTTCGTGGAAGAAGAAGCCCGATGTCATTCATTACGCCCTTTTGCTTTGCCGTATCCTCCGTGAACGAATCATTCGGAAAGATGATGGAACTCTTGAGATAGCCCCCGGCGGTTCTGTCAAAGATATGATAGTTTCGGCTGTAGACAGCGAAGCCCGTTTCGGTTGTAAGGGCAAGACGAAATGGCGCGGGTATAAGATGGCCATCGTCGAAGTCGGAAATTCCGGATTTATCGCCGCCGCCGAGGCCATGAAAGCCAACGACTATGACGGCTCCAGTCTGGTGCCGTTAGCGGATCAGCTTCCCACCGATTGTGTAGAAAACCCGACGATCATTGGAGATACCCACTATGGTGCGGGCGATGACCGTGTCACCCTCAAGGAAAAAGGCATTGACGTAGTGGCGCCACTTTCACCAAAGACAAAATGTGATATCCTCGCGGGCGAGGGATTTCAAGTTTCCGAAGACCAAACACAACTGATCTGCCCGAGAGGAAAAGTCATCACCACCTATTCGGAAGTGGCAGATGGGAAGAACTTCGTGCTTCGCGCCAAGGACCATGATTGCAAGCACTGCCCTCGTTACACGACCTGTTTTAAAGAAAAGAAACATCGGCGCACGATTTTTATTCACAACGCCTATGGTGTCATGCTCGAGGCGGCAAAGCACTCCCAAACGAAAATCTATAAGGAACAGATGCGTCTTCGCAGCCGCATCGAAGCCAAGCAAAATGAACTGGTCAACCGTTACGGACTGCGCCGGGTTCGCCGTATCGGAAAACGAAATCTGGCTTATGCCGCCCGGCTCAGCGCGTTAGCGGCGAACTTTCAAAAACTCAACCGTCTACGAAATGATAAGAATGCAACCATGGTGTTGGAGGTGAGCGCCTTACGCGGTGTTGCTTTCAAAAAAGCCGCATAA
- a CDS encoding deoxyguanosinetriphosphate triphosphohydrolase family protein — protein sequence MNDERKELPEFLGQIEDREKKLSELKEVTRKLLDEVSFFNDMRQSSVDMPSTQRSRHALERDYTRVLYSSSFRRLQGKMQLLGVSHEHFFRNRLTHSLEVAQIARSFAYEFGYSHEDIYAIEACALAHDIGNPPFGHSGERVLNEISKDFGGFEGNAQTLRVLTTLEKKIPDHGGLNLTYRTLLGTVKYYNQRSANKDKFIYDNDFQMINQLKGSRDFKLRTIDAQLMDLADEIAYAGHDLEDSLNLRLFTIDELQHELQLYFLENKLSDKEKELLLNTFSSIVENAKEKANKAKTSEEFNSIFIKEITSLLIHILMRDVTYAKISDDFKKKTGSENVMEFTFGQYGKLAKALKTITFRCIQRTDIVQQYELQGERIIRGLFEVLMDTKFNKDCHLMPPEFRKGHNNYCTRGRNVIDYISGMMDSYAIAAYKKLFGSHALSKLYWDQSH from the coding sequence ATGAATGACGAGCGGAAAGAACTACCTGAATTTTTGGGACAGATCGAAGACCGCGAAAAGAAACTCTCGGAGTTAAAAGAAGTAACTCGGAAACTTCTTGACGAAGTATCATTTTTTAATGATATGCGTCAAAGCAGTGTCGATATGCCAAGCACACAACGGAGCCGCCATGCCCTTGAAAGAGATTATACGAGAGTTCTTTACTCCTCATCTTTTCGTCGCTTACAGGGGAAAATGCAATTGTTAGGCGTAAGTCATGAACATTTCTTTAGAAACAGATTAACACATAGTTTAGAAGTAGCACAAATTGCCCGGTCTTTTGCGTATGAGTTTGGATATTCGCACGAAGATATCTACGCGATCGAAGCCTGTGCGCTAGCGCACGATATCGGAAATCCGCCTTTTGGTCACAGCGGTGAACGAGTGCTGAATGAAATTTCGAAGGACTTTGGTGGTTTTGAAGGAAATGCTCAAACATTGAGGGTCTTGACGACACTCGAAAAGAAAATACCAGATCATGGTGGGCTTAACTTGACATATAGAACTTTGCTTGGCACAGTTAAGTATTATAATCAACGGAGTGCTAACAAAGATAAATTTATCTATGATAATGATTTCCAAATGATAAATCAGCTTAAAGGCTCTCGTGATTTTAAGCTGAGAACCATAGATGCTCAATTAATGGATTTAGCCGATGAAATCGCCTATGCCGGGCACGATTTAGAAGATTCACTTAATCTCAGGCTATTTACAATAGATGAACTTCAACACGAACTACAGTTGTACTTTCTGGAAAATAAACTATCAGATAAGGAAAAAGAACTTCTGTTAAATACGTTCTCTTCCATTGTCGAGAATGCAAAAGAGAAAGCAAATAAAGCGAAGACCTCGGAAGAATTTAACTCAATTTTCATTAAAGAGATTACCTCTCTTCTAATTCATATACTGATGAGAGACGTTACGTATGCAAAAATAAGTGATGATTTTAAAAAGAAAACAGGCAGCGAAAACGTGATGGAATTTACTTTTGGCCAATATGGTAAATTAGCAAAAGCACTTAAAACGATTACATTTCGCTGTATTCAACGGACAGACATCGTTCAACAATACGAATTGCAGGGTGAAAGAATAATTAGAGGATTGTTTGAAGTATTAATGGATACGAAGTTTAATAAAGATTGCCACCTTATGCCGCCTGAGTTTCGAAAGGGACACAATAATTATTGCACTAGGGGGCGGAACGTAATTGATTATATTTCTGGCATGATGGATTCCTACGCAATTGCAGCCTATAAAAAGTTATTTGGGTCCCACGCACTCTCAAAGTTATATTGGGATCAATCTCACTAG